One Halobaculum roseum DNA segment encodes these proteins:
- a CDS encoding ATP-grasp domain-containing protein, whose protein sequence is MTTPPADPDLRLAVTTRAETFERLRERLAPHGIAVEHVRPDERVLRVAGADSDDPDRGTGDRAGDALPDEFAGFDAGWVYPSRLMEGAVIDTRLGVPWVNDREAVLASRNKAGSLARLADAGLPTPETRLVSNPVDDDAVLAAAAEIGYPLVVKPNSTTRGVGVAKVSDPDSLLGVTDYLDLVHDYRATGDKSYLLQAFLPDATDYRAMVLDGEYAGAVERRLPEAALAEGKWKHNVHRGAVAERVDLPEEARRLAERAAEALSIPLLGVDLLESDGRFVVSETNARPTIDAAEKYREGFDADLAALVRRTATR, encoded by the coding sequence ATGACGACGCCTCCGGCCGACCCGGACCTCCGGCTCGCCGTCACGACGCGCGCGGAGACGTTCGAGCGCCTCCGCGAGCGCCTCGCCCCGCACGGTATCGCCGTCGAACACGTCCGACCCGACGAGCGCGTGCTCCGGGTCGCCGGCGCGGACAGTGACGACCCCGACCGCGGGACCGGCGACCGCGCCGGCGACGCTCTGCCCGACGAGTTCGCCGGGTTCGACGCCGGCTGGGTGTACCCGTCGCGACTGATGGAGGGCGCCGTGATCGACACCCGCCTCGGCGTCCCGTGGGTCAACGACCGCGAGGCGGTGCTCGCCTCGCGCAACAAGGCGGGGTCGCTCGCTCGCCTCGCCGACGCCGGGCTCCCGACCCCGGAGACGCGGCTCGTGTCCAACCCCGTCGACGACGACGCGGTGCTCGCGGCGGCCGCGGAGATCGGCTATCCCCTGGTCGTCAAGCCCAACTCGACGACCCGGGGCGTCGGCGTCGCGAAGGTGTCCGATCCGGACTCGCTGCTCGGCGTGACCGACTACCTCGACCTCGTCCACGACTACCGCGCGACCGGCGACAAGTCGTACCTGCTGCAGGCGTTCCTCCCCGACGCGACCGACTACCGGGCGATGGTGCTCGACGGCGAGTACGCCGGCGCCGTTGAGCGGCGGCTCCCGGAGGCGGCGCTGGCCGAGGGGAAGTGGAAGCACAACGTCCACCGCGGCGCCGTCGCGGAGCGTGTCGACCTCCCCGAGGAGGCGCGTCGGCTCGCCGAGCGCGCGGCCGAGGCGCTCTCGATCCCGCTGCTCGGGGTCGACCTGCTGGAGTCGGACGGCCGGTTCGTCGTCTCCGAGACGAACGCCCGGCCGACGATCGACGCCGCCGAGAAGTACCGCGAGGGGTTCGACGCGGACCTGGCGGCGCTGGTCCGGCGGACGGCGACGCGGTAG
- a CDS encoding Hsp20/alpha crystallin family protein, with protein sequence MRDDRDDPFGDIFDEIERMMSEMADAAGEPGGDAGFGDETHVSVYEEGETLRLVADLPGVDKEGIDLQCDGRTLTISAEGTGRRFDERVRLPVRVDEHSASASFNNGVLEVTFDALEPSADIDLE encoded by the coding sequence ATGCGCGACGACCGCGACGATCCGTTCGGCGACATCTTCGATGAGATCGAGCGGATGATGAGCGAGATGGCCGACGCGGCCGGCGAGCCCGGCGGCGACGCCGGCTTCGGCGACGAGACCCACGTGTCGGTGTACGAGGAGGGCGAGACGCTCCGACTCGTCGCCGACCTCCCCGGGGTCGACAAGGAGGGGATCGACCTGCAGTGCGACGGCCGAACGCTCACGATCTCCGCGGAGGGCACCGGCCGCCGCTTCGACGAGCGTGTCCGCCTTCCCGTCCGCGTCGACGAGCACTCCGCGTCGGCGTCGTTCAACAACGGCGTCCTCGAGGTCACCTTCGACGCGCTGGAGCCCTCCGCCGACATCGATCTGGAGTAG
- a CDS encoding histidine kinase N-terminal 7TM domain-containing protein, producing MSVGLGLFAGAILAGVGSAALVRLLFRYRSRPGATWLAVVFAGQAVFCVATAVGMLGPDRGVRIAIEAVAWVGIAGLAVPFLTFALAYSGRGALVRRRAYRLLWLFPATIVSLAVVTPATGALWRGFRTVPTGAFVTVRYDLTPVGEAVWLAGIGIIAAGTVVLLDTARRYELYRTEITAIVASTVPPVVPALLWSFGVGDLPYLNLLAVAFAAHVAVDAYAIHVTDMFEVDPTARRLTEAATLDHLDSPVVLVDDAGRIVRVNPAAATAFDVDPSATLKRGVDDVVGTDIDPNRDDQTVSVHAGDGRRTFAVSPTAVRDGTGGVVGYSVVFQDITAQRTRQQRLAVLNRVLRHNIRNDLNVVLGNVQLAREAAAGDDETAHDGGDSDGNGSDEDWSGRADLAAAERRAADLLSVAEDARVVDELVGGTDDPVPVSVADALADAVAEAEAERSVTVSVESNCPAAAVDPEALRTVVARTVSALVDRLDGRIAVAAGAAGPDAVAVAFRGDGSVPAHEIDALTNGRETPLEHADDLDLWVARWGADAIGASLSFAPDGGSRTVADGGPAAANGGADGAWGDGGSGGSGGSGDGGGDGGVVDADGAPDAVLSLPRASGGDGDAGVGPDDSAGVAGDGRHVGPRIRRTRKR from the coding sequence ATGAGTGTGGGGTTGGGGCTCTTCGCGGGGGCGATACTCGCCGGCGTCGGCTCCGCGGCGCTGGTTCGGCTGCTGTTCCGGTACCGGTCGCGGCCGGGAGCGACGTGGTTAGCCGTCGTGTTCGCGGGTCAGGCGGTGTTCTGCGTGGCGACGGCGGTCGGGATGCTGGGTCCCGACCGCGGCGTTCGGATCGCGATCGAGGCGGTGGCGTGGGTGGGGATCGCCGGGCTGGCGGTCCCGTTTCTCACGTTCGCGCTCGCGTACAGCGGCCGCGGCGCGTTGGTCAGGAGGCGAGCCTACCGGCTGTTGTGGCTGTTCCCGGCGACGATCGTCTCGCTGGCGGTCGTGACGCCCGCGACCGGGGCGCTGTGGCGCGGGTTCCGAACGGTGCCGACCGGCGCGTTCGTCACCGTCCGCTACGACCTCACGCCGGTCGGGGAGGCGGTGTGGCTCGCCGGCATCGGGATCATCGCGGCGGGGACGGTGGTCCTGCTCGACACCGCCCGACGCTACGAGCTGTACCGCACGGAGATCACCGCGATCGTCGCCAGCACCGTCCCGCCGGTCGTCCCGGCGCTGCTGTGGTCGTTCGGAGTCGGCGACCTGCCGTACCTGAACCTCCTCGCGGTCGCGTTCGCCGCGCACGTCGCCGTCGACGCCTACGCGATCCACGTCACGGACATGTTCGAGGTCGACCCGACCGCGCGGCGGCTCACCGAGGCGGCGACGCTCGATCACTTGGACTCGCCGGTCGTGCTCGTCGACGACGCCGGGCGGATCGTCCGCGTCAACCCGGCGGCGGCGACCGCCTTCGACGTCGACCCGTCGGCGACGCTGAAGCGCGGGGTCGACGACGTGGTCGGCACCGATATCGACCCGAACCGCGACGATCAGACCGTCTCGGTTCACGCGGGCGACGGCCGGCGCACGTTCGCGGTGTCGCCGACGGCGGTTCGCGACGGAACCGGCGGCGTGGTCGGCTACAGCGTCGTCTTCCAGGATATCACCGCCCAACGAACCAGACAGCAACGGCTGGCGGTGTTGAACCGCGTGCTGCGTCACAACATCCGCAACGACCTCAACGTCGTGCTCGGCAACGTGCAGTTGGCGCGGGAGGCCGCCGCCGGCGACGACGAGACGGCCCACGACGGCGGCGACAGCGACGGCAACGGGAGCGACGAGGACTGGTCCGGCCGCGCCGACCTCGCGGCCGCCGAGCGACGCGCGGCGGATCTCCTATCGGTCGCCGAGGACGCGCGGGTGGTCGACGAACTCGTCGGAGGGACCGACGATCCGGTCCCCGTGTCCGTCGCCGACGCGCTCGCCGACGCCGTCGCCGAGGCGGAGGCCGAGCGATCGGTGACGGTGTCGGTCGAGTCGAACTGTCCGGCGGCGGCGGTCGACCCCGAGGCGCTTCGGACGGTCGTCGCCCGGACGGTGTCGGCGCTCGTCGACCGACTCGACGGCCGGATCGCGGTCGCGGCGGGCGCGGCCGGTCCCGACGCCGTCGCCGTCGCGTTCCGCGGCGACGGGAGCGTCCCCGCCCACGAGATCGACGCCCTCACGAACGGGAGGGAGACGCCCCTCGAACACGCCGACGACCTCGACCTCTGGGTCGCCCGCTGGGGCGCCGACGCGATCGGCGCCTCGCTGTCGTTCGCCCCCGACGGCGGCTCCCGCACCGTCGCCGACGGCGGCCCCGCGGCCGCGAACGGCGGCGCCGATGGCGCGTGGGGTGACGGCGGTAGCGGCGGTAGCGGTGGTAGCGGCGATGGCGGCGGCGACGGCGGCGTGGTCGACGCGGACGGCGCCCCCGACGCGGTGCTGTCGCTTCCCCGAGCCTCCGGCGGTGACGGCGACGCGGGCGTCGGACCAGACGACTCAGCCGGCGTCGCCGGCGACGGTCGACACGTCGGACCGCGGATCCGACGCACCCGCAAGCGATAA